One window of Pocillopora verrucosa isolate sample1 chromosome 9, ASM3666991v2, whole genome shotgun sequence genomic DNA carries:
- the LOC131779926 gene encoding LOW QUALITY PROTEIN: trafficking protein particle complex subunit 10 (The sequence of the model RefSeq protein was modified relative to this genomic sequence to represent the inferred CDS: inserted 4 bases in 4 codons; deleted 2 bases in 2 codons; substituted 2 bases at 2 genomic stop codons), which produces MVVDFLLSPLLVGSWCKDVYNKLNPDLXKRLPIESTEWRRSYGRPAKTVKLKANFVRLSEGMLMDVISVSSASSLHKQPFFHIXWPDCQEADEFKSGVKDSITAWMKKLRERNIVDWMIIQVVAQDSLRGNKPKLTLPRSTVFDKXKSDFGGKNSERXSTNNTLWEPFKESQATRSAESWQNLVTKLRQLLLQSFXRHLGKFEDQVRSLRERRTEPQWSFTTYFLLHEELSFVFEMLGPLXEALIQYDEIDALLTQLVINSKYKEPLDCIDVFMRDCKCFDGVLLAKSSQDFLRQLIKTQEASYVDLRNYLFSRQCILLLKLKRRAWEIAQRLLEFLHNLVHELAMDELKISMPTGGASCCIILTSLEVLKACEEQCFREDMIYSLHFALLYQYAKQKLDELGSLCGLLPDTTPTEIAQQITDTLLSGIAKTQSDGDLQPNSPSTRLQKALSSKNAFQALYLDLTERAIEVFKNIGRARAAKVLGVDLAQFYFSRGEFYRAEPLLVDAYKMYKHERWILLATQCLVKLARCQKQLKHLDKYAASCSILACEQSLPSERRSHYTQELLQVMRDTMDSAQAIIVRAEPLLRVEDVQIDLMKGIGSVGESINVKLKLFSALEEEVTCGRISFSIQTNDLKRVGSIRSSKRNRATSPPEVAENRLSSAALSEEDLSDKPVTEDQAADGEALSEVDRVEKSRPLPPRPPLLPEVKSVEELNVLTDGGDSDCCLQCFNVPLKYGVNEYNLTAQLSEPGNYFLRQLCVEIGRLDFVWPQLSLSRQSRGFAIVCDPPQINWTHERDHHLLSGLLQQVTLSVSVDSGSIADGSVLEISTNAGLTFEPVQSGHAIINCLMGKEERKTAPYSVAVNMIPEDDGVPGSSVAMVTLPALGPYARIDFNLKLRASLEKQNIQEEITEHKLVFSCKWLSPVVTAELSCLFHRPFSIRHVLLSSESNRFVQVIVSGINPIDLVISAPQLIITNCSSVKVTPLHSSVEYIIVNNQEVSFLWKVDCKEGSASALECEFRTSFSPKETTDSILSSSEKRNYLYDFNVDNTKTLYTISSRVEPAEDSGKLFAGSTYKWHITFTKLFDEGTPDTSQLMYDVDSDTNTWAVNGRKNGVLSIPTGVMATSEVVLSLIPQTGGNLAMPEIKLMKYVEKDATLPQAKNIEGAGVNASETLSNQQSPLILPFTCGQVYNKTAAVRVSVLPSNNPDLAWI; this is translated from the exons ATCTTATGGAAGACCTGCCAAGACTGTAAAACTGAAGGCAAATTTTGTGCGTTTGTCTGAGGGTATGCTGATGGATGTCATTAGTGTTAGTAGTGCTTCAAGTCTTCACAAACAGCcattctttcata tttggCCTGATTGTCAG GAGGCAGATGAGTTTAAAAGTGGGGTAAAAGACAGCATCACAGCTTGGATGAAAAAGCTACGTGAAAGAAATATTGTGGACTGGATGATTATCCAAGTTGTGGCTCAGGACTCACTTAGGGGAAACAAACCAAAGTTGACACTTCCTCGCAGCACAGTGTTTGACA TCAAAAGTGACTTTGGTGGCAAGAACAGTGAAAGGTAATCTACT AATAATACACTTTGGGAACCTTTCAAAGAGAGCCAGGCAACACGATCTGCAGAATCATGGCAGAACTTGGTCACCAAACTACGGCAGTTGTTGTTACAGTCAT ATCGACACTTAGGGAAGTTTGAAGATCAAGTCAGGTCACTAAGGGAGAGACGGACTGAACCACAATGGAGCTTTACTACATACTTCTTATTGCAT gAGGAATTGTCCTTTGTGTTTGAGATGCTGGGTCCTCTATGAGAAGCTCTGATTCAATATGATGAAATA GATGCCCTTCTAACTCAGCTGGTCATCAACTCTAAATATAAAG AGCCCCTTGACTGCATCGATGTCTTCATGCGAGACTGTAAATGTTTTGATGGAGTATTGTTAGCTAAGAGTTCTCAAGACTTCTTGCGACAACTCATCAAGACTCAAGAAGCCAGCTATGTTGACCTGCGAAATTACCTTTTTTCCCGACAATGCATCCTTCTGTTGAAGTTGAAGCGCCGTGCATGGGAAATTGCTCAACGTTTGTTGGAGTTCTTACACAATCTTGTTCATGAACTGGCAATGGATGAACTTAAG atctCCATGCCGACTGGTGGAGCATCGTGCTGTATCATCTTAACGAGCCTGGAGGTGTTAAAAGCTTGTGAGGAACAATGTTTTCGGGAAGATATGATTTACAGTTTGCATTTTGCTCTTCTATACCAGTATGCTAAACAAAAG CTGGATGAATTGGGATCTCTTTGTGGCCTTTTGCCTGATACCACTCCAACAGAAATTGCTCAACAGATTACTGATACCCTGCTCTCCGGGATAGCTAAAACACAATCCGATG GAGATCTTCAACCCAACAGTCCATCAACAAGACTCCAGAAGGCTCTGTCGTCGAAAAATGCCTTTCAAGCACTATACCTG GATTTGACAGAGCGAGCAATCGAAGTCTTTAAGAACATCGGTAGAGCTCGAGCTGCTAAGGTTCTAGGTGTGGACCTGGCACAGTTTTACTT TTCCCGTGGAGAGTTTTACCGAGCAGAGCCTCTGCTTGTTGATGCATACAAGATGTACAAACACGAGAGGTGGATTCTGCTTGCAACACAGTGTTTG GTCAAACTGGCTCGCTGTCAAAAGCAGCTCAAACATCTTGACAA ATATGCTGCCTCCTGTTCGATTTTGGCTTGTGAGCAGAGTTTGCCATCCGAGAGGAGGTCCCACTACACTCAGGAGTTGTTGCAAGTCATGCGAGACACAATGGATTCAG CGCAAGCCATCATTGTACGAGCTGAACCATTACTACGAGTAGAAGATGTACAAATTGATCTGATGAAGGGTATTGGTAGCGTTGGAGAGAGTATTAATGTCAAACTCAAGCTGTTCAGCGCTCTGGAGGAG GAGGTTACTTGTGGACGGATCAGCTTCAGTATTCAGACAAATGATCTTAAGCGTGTGGGTAGCATTCGTTCAAGTAAGAGAAACCGAGCTACGTCTCCGCCAGAAGTTGCAGAGAATAGGCTGTCTTCAGCTGCGCTCTCTGAAGAAGACTTGTCAGATAAACCTGTCACAGAGGATCAAGCAGCCG ACGGAGAAGCGCTCTCTGAAGTTGACAGAGTAGAAAAATCTCGTCCGCTGCCCCCTCGACCGCCATTATTACCAGAGGTGAAGAGTGTAGAAGAGTTGAATGTTTTAACAGATGGAGGTGACTCAGACTGCTGTCTACAATGCTTCAATGTTCCCTTGAAATATGGGGTCAACGAGTATAACCTCACTGCACAG CTGTCCGAACCAGGTAACTATTTCCTAAGGCAGCTTTGTGTGGAGATTGGTCGTCTGGACTTTGTTTGGCCACAGTTATCTCTATCAAGGCAGTCCAGAGGATTTGCCATCGTGTGCGATCCTCCACAAATAAACTGGACTCACGAAAGGG ACCATCATCTGTTATCTGGCCTGCTACAACAAGTTACTCTCAGTGTGTCTGTCGATTCTGGATCCATTGCAGACGGGTCAGTGCTGGAAATCTCTACAAACGCTGGTCTTACCTTCGAACCTGTGCAGTCCGGACACGCTATTATAAATTGCTTAATGGGTAAAGAGGAGAGAAAAACAGCTCCCTACAGTGTAGCAGTCAACATGATTCCTGAAGATGATGGTGTCCCTGGCAGCTCTGTTGCCATGGTTACCCTTCCAGCCTTGGGACCCTACGCTAGAATCGATTTTAACTTGAAGCTGCGCGCAAGTTTGGAGAAGCAGAATATTCAGGAGGAAATCACAGAACACAAG cttgTGTTCAGTTGTAAGTGGCTGTCTCCAGTGGTCACCGCAGAGCTGTCATGCTTGTTTCACCGTCCGTTTTCCATTCGTCACGTGCTTCTCTCGTCTGAAAGCAA cCGATTTGTTCAAGTGATAGTAAGTGGAATCAATCCTATTGATCTTGTCATCTCAGCTCCTCAGTTGATCATCACCAACTGCTCTTCGGTGAAGGTCACACCTCTGCACAGCTCTGTGGAATAT ATAATCGTCAACAACCAAGAGGTATCCTTCCTCTGGAAAGTCGATTGTAAGGAAG GTTCAGCGTCGGCGCTCGAGTGCGAGTTTAGGACTTCGTTTTCACCAAAGGAGACTACG GACAGTATTCTTTCCTCATCGGAGAAGAGAAACTATCTTTACGACTTTAATGTGGATAATACTAAG ACATTATACACCATAAGTTCAAGGGTAGAGCCTGCGGAGGATTCTGGGAAACTCTTTGCAGGTTCGACTTACAAGTGGCACATCACTTTTACAAAGTTATTTGACGAAGGTACTCCTGATACTTCACAACTCATGTACGATGTTGACTCCGATACAAACACGTGGGCCGTGAACGGACGCAAAAACGGTGTTTTGTCCATACCCACAGGTGTCATGGCAACTAGTGAAGTTGTTCTTAGTCTGATACCACAGACGGGCGGGAACTTAGCGATgccagaaataaaattaatgaagtaTGTCGAAAAGGACGCGACTTTACCGCAAGCAAAGAATATCGAGGGCGCAGGTGTGAACGCGTCTGAAACGCTTTCAAATCAGCAATCCCCTCTTATTTTGCCGTTTACCTGCGGTCAGGTGTATAATAAGACAGCGGCGGTTCGCGTCAGCGTTTTGCCAAGCAATAATCCTGATCTTGCTTGGATATGA
- the LOC131780336 gene encoding collagen alpha-6(VI) chain has translation MTVLKFVIILLSISLATAEEKSRCKLDLGLLVDTTKSIKEVNIPKLVAALKHLVQKFDITGDGTHVSLETFSKQATLHNKFNDEQYHGEDAILELISNSVNNLAQPTRLDKALRLAKDEMFKEASGQRPGVRSAMVLYTDGRSHPDTEDFYLDIVALKMRGVRIIVVGIGPDARKPKYRQVLDYIGGKNLFFVDDYKSLDDATNDILTLICPPDPCENSKGMDVAFIIDKTSSLGVPNFLLLRGFLLELVAALNIGPDATHTGIITFSRKPKVLSDFANSGLYSNEAVHDFLAKISVVLGDRTFTDKALMAAAGKLFTEEGGDRPDFPNVLIILTDGRTNPASKPFSTIIPLLEAKDVRIVAVGIGQYEDFQGQLEEIAGENVHNASNFDKLSDLFSDILAETCSVDGGFTRWSLWSECDARCGGGVQARTRNCTNPPPQGNGKTCDGPLKETRPCNEQPCSDVTYSAEEDIVRV, from the exons ATGACTGTTctgaaatttgttattattctGCTTTCAATTTCCCTGGCAACTGCTGAGG AGAAATCCAGGTGTAAACTGGATCTTGGTTTGTTGGTTGATACGACAAAAAGTATTAAAGAAGTAAACATACCAAAACTGGTAGCAGCACTTAAACACCTTGTTCAAAAGTTTGACATTACCGGCGATGGAACCCACGTGTCTTTGGAGACATTCTCCAAGCAGGCTACGCTTCACAATAAATTCAACGACGAGCAATATCACGGTGAGGACGCCATACTTGAATTGATATCAAACAGCGTCAACAACCTCGCCCAACCCACTCGACTGGACAAAGCACTCAGGCTTGCTAAAGACGAAATGTTTAAAGAGGCCAGTGGACAGAGACCGGGCGTCAGGAGTGCAATGGTTCTGTACACGGATGGAAGATCACATCCTGATACCGAAGACTTTTATCTGGATATTGTTGCACTTAAg atgaGAGGTGTCCGTATAATCGTGGTCGGTATCGGCCCTGACGCCAGGAAACCTAAATATCGCCAAGTCCTTGACTACATTGGAGGCAAAAATCTATTTTTTGTGGACGACTATAAAAGCCTCGACGATGCAACTAATGATATTTTAACTTTGATCTGTC CACCTGATCCTTGCGAGAACTCAAAGGGAATGGACGTGGCATTTATAATAGACAAAACCAGCAGCCTGGGAGTGCCGAACTTTTTGCTGCTCAGAGGTTTCCTTCTCGAGCTCGTTGCCGCGTTGAACATCGGTCCAGACGCTACACACACTGGTATAATCACTTTCAGCAGGAAACCTAAGGTCCTCAGCGATTTTGCAAATAGCGGGCTGTACAGTAACGAAGCTGTACACGACTTCTTGGCTAAGATTTCCGTCGTCCTTGGTGACCGTACTTTCACAGATAAAGCTCTAATGGCCGCCGCAGGAAAACTTTTTACTGAGGAGGGAGGTGACAGACCAGATTTTCCAAATGTTCTGATCATCCTGACGGACGGAAGAACCAATCCAGCATCAAAACCCTTCTCTACGATCATCCCTCTTCTGGAG GCAAAAGACGTCCGTATTGTTGCAGTAGGAATTGGTCAGTATGAAGATTTCCAAGGCCAACTGGAAGAAATCGCCGGGGAAAACGTTCACAACGCAAGCAACTTCGACAAACTGTCAGATCTGTTCAGTGACATTCTGGCTGAAACGTGCA GTGTAGATGGCGGTTTTACCCGCTGGAGTCTCTGGTCTGAATGTGATGCACGCTGTGGAGGTGGAGTTCAGGCAAGAACACGAAACTGTACCAACCCTCCCCCCCAAGGAAACGGGAAGACCTGTGATGGCCCTTTGAAGGAGACCAGACCTTGTAATGAACAGCCGTGTTCAGATG TAACTTACTCAGCCGAAGAGGATATTGTCAGAGTTTAA
- the LOC131780206 gene encoding collagen alpha-6(VI) chain-like, producing the protein MTVSSFFVIFVAISLATAYHEKRKCKMDLGLIVDTTKSIKEVNIPILQNALKHLIEEFDIGSDRTHVSLETFSNEATLHNKFSDEQYHNEAALLELITNSVNDLAQPTRLDKALMLSKDEMFAEENGLRSDAQTVVVLYTDGRSHPDTEDFFLDIIALKRKGARIVVVGIGPDAQKPKYRQVLDYIGGSHLFFVDDYKNLDEATHDIGKLICPPDPCEKSKGMDVAFVIDKTRSLGVPNLLLLKGFVIELIDALHIGPNNTHVGVITFNRKPKVLTTFADENLYSNKAAHDFIAGMSIALGDLTFIDKALNAAAQKLFTEEGGDRPNFPNVLILLSDGRTNIKSKPFSTIIPLLEEKKVHIAAVGIGAYEDFEGQLEEIAGKNVYNASNFDNLSDLFENILAETCSVDGHLSRWSLWSECDARCGGGVQTRTRTCTNPSREGRGKTCKGPLEETRACNEQPCSDGKNNFHCIH; encoded by the exons ATGActgtttcaagtttttttgttattttcgttGCAATTTCATTGGCAACCGCTTACCACG AGAAACGAAAATGTAAGATGGATCTTGGTTTGATAGTTGATACAACAAAAAGTATCAAAGAAGTAAACATACCCATACTGCAAAACGCGCTTAAACACCTCATCGAAGAATTTGACATCGGAAGCGATAGAACTCACGTGTCTTTGGAGACATTCTCCAATGAGGCTACACTTCACAATAAATTCAGCGACGAGCAATATCACAATGAAGCTGCCCTACTGGAATTGATAACAAACAGCGTCAATGACCTCGCCCAACCGACTCGACTGGACAAAGCACTCATGCTTTCCAAAGATGAAATGTTTGCAGAAGAGAATGGATTGAGGTCGGATGCTCAAACTGTGGTGGTTCTCTACACAGATGGAAGATCGCATCCCGATACCGAGGATTTTTTTCTGGATATTATAGCACTTAAG aggaAAGGTGCCCGTATTGTCGTCGTCGGTATCGGCCCAGACGCCCAGAAACCAAAGTATCGTCAAGTCCTTGACTACATTGGAGGCTCACATTTGTTTTTCGTGGACGACTATAAAAATCTCGACGAAGCAACCCacgacattggaaaactgatcTGTC CACCGGATCCCTGTGAGAAATCTAAAGGGATGGACGTAGCATTTGTGATAGACAAGACCAGAAGTCTAGGGGTGCCGAACCTCTTGCTGCTCAAAGGCTTCGTCATTGAGCTCATTGATGCGTTACACATTGGTCCAAACAACACACACGTTGGCGTGATTACATTTAACAGGAAACCAAAGGTCCTCACCACCTTCGCAGATGAAAATCTGTACAGCAACAAAGCCGCACACGACTTCATTGCTGGGATGTCTATCGCCCTTGGTGACCTTACCTTCATAGACAAAGCTCTGAACGCTGCCGCACAAAAGCTTTTTACTGAAGAGGGAGGAGACAGACCGAATTTTCCAAACGTTCTGATCCTCTTGTCGGACGGAAGAACAAATATAAAGTCAAAACCCTTCTCCACAATCATCCCTCTTCTAGAG gaaaaaaaagtcCACATTGCTGCCGTTGGAATTGGTGCATATGAAGATTTCGAAGGCCAACTGGAGGAAATCGCAGGAAAAAACGTTTACAATGCCAGCAACTTTGACAATCTGTCGGATCTGTTCGAAAACATTCTGGCTGAAACGTGCA GTGTGGATGGCCATCTTTCCCGCTGGAGCTTGTGGTCTGAATGTGATGCGCGTTGTGGTGGTGGAGTTCAGACAAGAACACGAACCTGTACAAACCCTTCCCGCGAGGGACGCGGAAAGACCTGTAAGGGTCCTCTGGAGGAGACCAGAGCTTGTAATGAGCAGCCGTGTTCAGATGGTAAGAATAATTTTCACTGTATTCATTAA